A region of the Oceanihabitans sp. IOP_32 genome:
CGTATTGAAATCATGGCATCACAAAAACGATCTATTTCCGCCTTACTCTCGCTTTCTGTAGGCTCGATCATTAAAGTTCCTGCAACAGGAAATGATACGGTTGGTGCATGAAAACCATAATCCATTAAGCGTTTTGTAATGTCGGTCACTTCGATGCCGTTAGCTTTAAACGCTCTACAATCTACAATCATTTCGTGAGCGGCACGCCCGCGTTCACCAGAATATAAAGTTTCAAAACTGCCCTCTAAACGCGCTTTGATATAATTAGAATTTAAAATAGCCACCTTAGTTGCTTGCGTTAAGCCCTCTGCGCCCAACATTTTTATGTATCCATAAGAAATTAAACACACTAAAGCTGAGCCAAAAGGTGCGGCAGAAATTGCAGAAATAGCCTGTTCTCCACCAGTTTTAACTATGGGATTACCCGGTAAAAATGGCACAAGCTGCTTAGCCACACAAATAGGCCCTACACCAGGACCACCACCACCGTGAGGAATTGCGAAGGTTTTATGTAAGTTTAAATGGCAAACATCTGCTCCAATATTTCCTGGATTGGTTAATCCAACTTGGGCATTCATATTAGCGCCATCCATATAAACTTGTCCGCCGTTATCGTGAACAATTTGAGTTATTTCCTTAATGTCCGATTCATAAACGCCATGTGTAGATGGATAAGTAACCATTAAGCAGGATAAATTATCTTTATGCAATTCTGCTTTTTCGCGTAAATCATTGACATCAATATTACCTTCTGCGGTAGACTTTGTAACCACCACTTTCATGCCAGCCATAACTGCACTTGCAGGATTTGTACCATGTGCAGAAGACGGGATTAAACAGATATTACGGTGATGATCGCCACGCGATTCGTGATACGCTTTTATAACCATAAGCCCAGCAAACTCGCCTTGGGCGCCAGAGTTTGGCTGTAAAGAGGTGGCTGCAAAACCTGTAATTTCTGTGAGTTGATCTTCTAATTCTTTTAACATTTTTAAATACCCTTTGGCCTGTTTGAGCGGCGCAAAAGGATGAATATTACCCCATTTAAACCAACTTAAAGGCAGCATTTCTGCAGCGGCGTTAAGCTTCATGGTACATGATCCCAGCGGAATCATAGAATGGTTTAATGCCAAATCTTTACGCTCTAAAGATTTTATATATCGCATTAATTCGGTTTCAGAATGGTGGGAATTAAATACCGAATGCGTTAAAAACTCAGAGTTTCTTTTAAGGGTTTCTGGTATAATATCATTTACCTCATTCACATGAGTGACTGTTATGGTTTCTTTCTTGGCAGCTTCTGCAAACACAGAAATTAAGTTGTTAATATCTGTAATAGAAGTTGTTTCATTAATAGAAATCGTAACAGTGTCTTTATCTGGGTAGTATAAATTTATCTTTTTTGCATTCGCAATCTTCTTTATTTTTTTGGCCTTAGTTTTAATTTGCAGGGTATCAAAATACGAGGTATTTGCTTGTTCGAAACCTAATTTTGATAATGCATCGGCTAAAGCAGCGGCCTTATTATGCACTTTGTTAGCGATAAAACTCAAGCCTTTAGGCCCGTGATACACGGCATACATGCTGGCCATAACAGCTAAAAGTACTTGGGCTGTACAAATGTTAGAAGTGGCTTTATCGCGTTTTATATGCTGCTCACGTGTTTGTAGTGCCATACGTAAGGCTCTGTTGCCATTGGCATCGATCGTTACACCAATAATACGACCTGGAAGCTCACGTTTATAGGCCTCTTTGGTTGCAAAGAACGCCGCATGTGGTCCACCATAACCCATTGGTATACCGAAGCGTTGTGTTGTGCCCACCACTACATCGGCTCCAAATTTACCTGGTGCTTCTAATTTCACTAAGCTCAAAATGTCGGCAGCTACGGCTACTTTTATATCGGCAGCATTCGCTTTTGATATAAACGATTTAATATCGGTTATCTGACCGTGTTTCCCAGGATATTGCAATAAAGCACCGAAAAATTCATTTGAAAAATTAAAAGTATCCTCGTTCCCAACCACTAATTCAATACCGATAGGATTGGCTCTAGTTTCCAGAAGAGATCGTGTTTGGGGTAAAATGTTTTCTGAAACAAAAAATTTATTTATGCCCGCTTTTTTCTGACTGCGTTCACGAACCGAAAATAGTAGTCCCATAGCTTCTGCTGCAGCCGTACTTTCGTCGAGTAAGGAAGCATTGGCAATTTCCATACCTGTTAAATCAATAACCATGGTTTGAAAATTTAAAAGAGCTTCTAATCTGCCTTGAGCAATTTCAGCTTGATATGGCGTGTAAGCTGTGTACCAACCTGGATTTTCGAATACATTTCGTTGAATTACAGCTGGTAAAACAGTAGGATGATACCCCAAGCCAATATATGTTGTATATACTTTATTTAGTTTAGATAGCTCATGGGCATGAAGTAGATACTCATGCTCGGTCATGGGCTCGTCTAGTTTTAACCCGTTTTTTAAACGAATATCATCTGGGACAGTTTCGTTTATTAATTGATCTAAGGAGTCTACACCTATGGTTTTTAACATCAAATTTTGGTCGTCTTCTCGAGGTCCAATATGGCGAAGTGCAAAAGCTTTTGTGTTCATTAGAAATGATTTTTTAGTCTTTAAAGTGCAAAAATAAGCAATAATAAGCTTGACCTACAGATAAATCTAAAAGTTTTTAAGCTTTTTAAACTATTATTAACGCTTTGTTTATTTTGGCGAAATGAGGCGCTTACAGTACATTTTTAAAGTATATGATAACCGTAGTATTCACGTCGCCTTATCTGTGTTTTTATTAACTTAAATTACCCTAATCGAATTTAATTATGGTTTGATACGAACATGTTATACCTTGTTTTTTTCGCGACCATGGTTGGCTATAATTTTATTAAAGAATTTTGAAATAACTGATTATCATTAATGTCCGATAAAAGACATAAGACCGCTTCGCTTTTAGATATTAGAACCAAGACTAGATTCTAGATAACTGATTGACAGAAGTGAATTGAATAATAAAACATCTCATCGCACTCTTTATAATTGTTTTATATAAACAAGGTATCATTTTAAAAGACGCGTCAAGTTCTTTATTTAAAAAAGATTTACGATTATAAAACGTTTTTAGCCGGACACTAATGACTGATTATTATAAACCAACGCTTGCGACAAGGTTAAAAACCACGCCATCAATTTCGATTTCTAGGTTTGTTTTATGCGCTCCTATTTGGTTCAATTAAATGAAAATACTCCCAGTGGTATTACAATTTTGAGATTTATCACTTTTTTGTTCGCCAAGCCTTTTCTACCCAAGCATTTCATTCATAAAAAGAAACAGGATTTAAGAAATACTAGCAGTATAAAAATTTATGCAATTGCCTTGGTTTAAACTGGTGTATCTGTGTTGTTGCCTTTATTACATTTACAACATAACCTATTGGCGCCAGACGTTTTACTTACTGTATTGCAACGTTTTATTTTTGTGGTAGTTTTAATGTTTCCTTTTGAGCTTAGGGGTTTAAAGTACGACCACCCAAAACTCGCAAGAATTCCTCAACGCATAGGAATACAACGAACTAACATAGTAGGCATGACGCTTTTGATACTCTTTTTTCTCATTGAATTTCTTAAGAATGAAGCGTCCATTTTAAGTGTCATGGTGCTTTTAATATTTTTAGAAGTTATGCGCACAAATTATTACAGTGGCTTTTGGGATGAAAGCTTACCTGTATTATGACTTATACTAATCCTTAATACACGCTAATCTGAATGTTCGTTAATCGCTTTTTTCAAGGTGGTTTTCATAGCTGCCTTACATGATTCATCTAAACATTCTAATTTAGATTCTTTAAGTTTTTTGGTAAGCTTAATATTATTTTTTGTGAATTTTTTACAGGCGCCACAAAACCACAAGTGTAGGTACAGTTTTAGTTTCTCAAAAAGTGAGGCTTCTTTATACTGCACTTTATCACAAATGTGATTGGCTTCTTTGCAAGTGCATATTATTTTCTTCTTTTTGCTCATAATTAAAGCCAATTTTCTTTTAAGCAATGGGCCATAGCTTTTCGTGCTCTGTGAATAGTTACCCATAGGTTAGACGCTGTTATGTTTAAGGCATTACAAATAACCTCGGTTTCGAAACCTTGAATGGTTTTCATTTTAAAAACTTGAGCTTGCTTTTCTGGCAACTTGGCTAAACATTCGTTTATTGCATCGGCTAATTCGGAATTTCGCAAAGCATCTTCAGCCGTTTTATCGTACGGATCTGCCACTCGCTCTTCCAACCAATCGCCTTCAGTTTCTATATTATTGTTATAAGCAATGCGAACTTCAGCCTTACCTTTTGTAGAATTTATTTTGCGGTAGTGATCAATAATTTTTCTTTTAAGATAGAAATTAACCATGTACGCTCGTTGGCTTCTCCCTTAAAATTTTTCATGGACTTTAAAGCCGCCAAGAAAGTATCCTGCACTAAATCTTGAGCAACATCCCTGCTACTAACCCTTGTAATCGTGTAGTTATATAAATAGTCTGAATATAAATCAATCCACCTATCTGGGTCTATGTGATGCTTAAGCACTTTAGAAGCCATTCTTTTCTTTTTGAATATCAAAAATACGCTAATAAAATGGATTTTTTATTTTTAATAGAATGAAGAAGAAAATTGGTAATACTAAAAAGTCTCACCCTTTTTAAAACTCATGTATACAGTACCAAAATATACATTTCTTTAAGGGTAAGACTTTTGTTTAAAAAACTCCAAATTATTAAATATAAATTTTTTCAGAATCTGCTAAAGCGGTAAGCTTCACATTAAACAATGTATTTAAATCTAATTCTAAGATTTTAAAAGCGGCTGCTGTAGTCATTTCTTTAAACTGAGCTACAATTTTTGGATCTTTATTTTTATTTTGTTTAAAAGTCTTGAATACAGTACTATAATTAGGCATAACCTGGTCTATCTTGTCGTGTATATCATCTTTGGCCAAAACCTCAACTTGTAAGTTACACGCTTTATGTTTTAGAATTAATGAAAACACGTTGCCATCTAATAAGGTTAATTTTTTATTACCAATCGTGCAGCCAGTTACCAATTGAACACCATCAATAAAACAAGATTGAGTTCTAACTTCAGCTTCAATATTTACTAAATTATCTGTTTGTTTTTCAATCTCTTTAAGCGCTAAAAAAGATGCTATAACGCCTAAAGACGAACCTACGCAGTAATGCCCATGAATCTGACCTGTTTTAAGTAATAAGGCCTCTACTTTATTCTTTTCTATTAGTGTTTCTATGTCGACCCTAGGATTTTCTTTATATCTTGGAATGTAGAGCGGATGTGTTTCAACTAAAATAGTATCTGCATTCTTAATATCTAAAATAGGGGTGTCATTTATGGCATCTATACCTGTAACATATAATTTATTTTTAACTCTTTTAATCAGTTTTACGGTGGTGGTACCAATATTATTTGGTCTTCTAGGGCTTCTACAAGCAAAAACACCGCGATGCTCGCCTAAAGGGGTTTCACAGATGAAATTAAAATCCTCAGATTTATGGAAATAAAAAAACACCTTAATGAATTCTAGCTTTTCTATTGCAAATAAACCATCCTCAAATTCTTTGTTGATTTCTAAAACCGTTACCGAATTTTTAATGTAATCTACTTCTGAGAAATCTACAGGTTCGTTAAAATCATTTCTAACATAACCAATTGGTTTTAATTTAAAGGTTTCCATATTATTTGTTTTATGTCTATCTAAAATTTATTTGTTTTCCTGATATTACAAGTTGCTTTTATCTAATTTGTTAAAACTGTGCTTAAAGGCATCCAAGCTAATATTCCTACCTAAAAAGGTGGTTAATATTTCATTTAATTTCTCACGTATAGTAATGTCTTTAAAAGCATCTGGGTAAATTGTTTTAGCAATGTACCAAGAATTGGCTAGCACCATTTCGTAATTGGTAGAGTAATTGTTATACCCAAACGTACAAAACAACTGGTCTTTTTTTACAGCGTTTAGGCTATGGAAAAGTGTCGGATTTGAATTGTAGTCTTCTTTAACCAAATTAATTCCGGACTCATCGACGAAAACAAAGTCTGGATTCCAGATTAATAACTTCTCCTTATCTATAGAAACACCTTTTACCTCTGAACTGTTATTATCCTCTGAAGCCACATTTTTGGCATTCGCAAATATAAAAGGCGGATAATTTATTTGAGTGGAATAAAAACCACGAGCGCCTTGATAAGACACTCCACCTATATATACTTTTGGCTTACTCGTAATATTACGCGTTCTCTCCTCTAGCTCTTCAATATTCGTTTTGATATAAGAAATTAAAGCGTTGGCACGTTCATTTTTATTAATAATTCGCCCTACCAATTTAAGAGTGTCAAATAATTCATCTTGCTCTACCGCCATCTCTGGTGTTTCAATCACTACGACAGGAACACCTGTTTTTGCTTGTAAAGCATCGGCATTAGCCATGGTGGTAAAAGATAAAAATATAACGTCTGGTCGCACTCTTAGAATTAATTCTGCTTCACCACCGTGCTGTGGTCCAATACGCGGTAGCTCACTAATTTCTGGATTGGCTAAATTGTAAGGCCTTGTCATGTCACGACCTTCATTTTGCTCGACACCAACAATAAGGGCTAAAGCATCCATATACAACAAAGTTCTAAGAGATCCAGGACCTAAACCTACAACCCGATCTACTTTTTTTGGGACATGAATTTCTCTACCTAACCTATCGATAACTAAAAGGGTGTTTTCATTAGCCTTTTTATTGCTATTACAGCTTGTAAGCTGAAGTAACAATAAGAAAGCCATTAATATTGCTAATTTACTTTTCATAATTTTTTAGAGCATTATGGTTATGGAGCCTACTATAGTTCTGGGTGCCCCAAAAAAGTATGATGCACTACCGTTTTGCCCATCGTCCCAGGCCGATACAATACCAATATATTTTCTGTCTAAAACATTTTTCATTTCTAAGCTAAAAGAACAAGAACTTAGCACTTTGTTAAACTTGGTATTGTACTTAATAGCCGCATCAAAAACAGTGAAATCTGAAACTTTTTCTATGTTTGTAGCATCTCCAAATCGCTCTCCTGTGTAAGTCATGGCAGCATTAAAGCTCAATCCGTTTTTGTTATACATAATTCCCGTTTTCACCATTTCTGAAGGCGTAGCAGGCAATTGATTATCTTTTATAAGTATAGTTTCTATGTTGCCTCCTCTTACAAAACTCATATTTTCATCGTAAGTCATTTTTGTATATGACGGATGTAGGAAATATACCCAATTTTTATAAAAATTAAAATACGTTTCTAATTCTAAGCCATACCCAGTTACTGTGCCGCTATTTTGGTTGTAATTAACGTTAATGGTTGGATCTAAAATATTAGAAATTAAATTCTGTTGCTTATTGTAAAAGGCGGTTGCGTATATTTTAACCTTATTTTTAGTGAAGTTTATACCCAAGTCGAAATTATCTGAGGTTTCCATCTCATAAGAATCCATAAGGCTTTGGTAGGTCATGTTGTTCGCTAAAAACACGTCCCGATTATTTAGGTACGTATTAAAGGTTGGCCCATATTTATACGGTCTCATATAACTTCTGCCATAATTTAAATACATATCTAGGTTATTAGAAAACTTATAACCGATACCAACCGATGTTAAAAACGCGTCGTGCTTTAATTTTTTAGTGTTCAAATCTGGATCTGATGTCGGACTATATGCATCTATAGCTGTTGATAAAAAACGCTCAGTTCCTGGCTCTTGGTTATACATATATCTCAGACCAACTTGAGCCTTGAACTTATTGAAGCTTCGAGACAATTTAACATATGGGTTATGTATAGTGGTGTTGCCATCACTTACAGATTTGTAATTATTTCGCCATTTAAATTCTAATCCATCACTTAAAATAAAATAATCTTTGGTGTTTAAATCGCTTTCAAAAGACTCGAACCAATAGCCAAAGGCATAATTGTAATCACTAATTTTTCCAGACCAATTCGCTGTAATACCAATTTGACTTAAATCTCTAGTATTGTCTCTTTTCATGGGTTGCATGCCAGAACCACGTGTAAAACTATAGTCTGCCTCTTCTTTGGTATAATACACTTTGAAGCTACCTTTATTGCTACGGTCTTTAGTGTAATTTAAACTTGCGATGCTTAAATGGTTTTTAAAATCGCCCTTATTATAATCGAAATAAAAACGATCTTGAGCAAGCACACCCGTTAATTCGTCATTAAAATCTAATGTATAATTATCTTTATAATCTTGTATTTGACCATAATTAAAACCTCTTAAATTATGTTTAAACACATCGTTGTAATTGTACATTAATTCAAGCTCTAACTTATCGCCTAATTTCTGATTTACCCCAGCCGTGACATGGTTTCGTTCACCTAATACCCCTAGTCCTTTCCATTTTTGTGCCTCGGTGTACGAGTAAGAAATAAAGGCCGATGTATTTGTTTTTAATTCTTTACTATCTAATCTTAAAAAAGTTCTTTTAAAATCGTCGGTTCCATAAGATTGTTTAGTTTCTATCTCGGCAACCTTAGTAGGTCTTTTATATCTAATATCGATACTACCACCACGGTTACCATTGGCCGAGAAAACATCAGCAGGAATCGCACCTTTATGCAGGGTAATGCTCTCTAAGTTTTCAGCATCATAAATATCATTTCTAGCTCCTACAGGACTAATACCATAATTTGGAATGCCATCGGTTGTTGTACCACTATAATAATCACTTACACCACGAATACGCATATCGGTTTCACTAAGCCCGTAAGCATCGGCAGATTGCACAGAAACCGAAGGCACAATATTTAAAACATTATAAATGTTATTGTTTCCAGAAACCCCAACAAGTTCTAAACCTTTTCTAGTAATTTTTGTGCCCGTATGCAAAGCATCTTCTATCTTTTTTGTCGGCTGAGTTGGTGTAGCAAAAAGTAAAATCTCTTCTAAAGACACATCAAAACTGTTGAGTTGTATATCTACAACAACTTGCTCATTGGTGTTTAACTCAACTGCTTTTTGGTTATATTTAAACCCTTCTAAATAAAAATACACAGTGTAATAATTCTGCTCTAGATCTTTAAAGGTAAATTTACCGTTACTGTCTGTTGTCGTTTTTCTGGATGAAGGACTTAAAGTTACCTCCACATTGGGAATGGGTTGATTGTTTTTCTCGTTTGTTACAGTACCAGTTATAGACTGGGAATGGGCACTACAAAGGCACATAAAAAAAATAATAAAGCTAATGGATTTCATAAAAAAAAGTTATCAAAATTTAACACAAAACTACTCGAGTAATACTTTCTTTAACAAAAGTAATACTTATATTTAAATTAGTAATACTTTTATAGATAAAAATTATACTCTTTGGGTTTTTGCTGAGACTAAAACCTAGTAAACCTTTTACTTTGAGAGTTTTAGAGCAAAAACAATCTGCTTTTAAACTGTTGTTTTTTTAGCTCATTTTTATGTCATTTTTACGATTATCAAGCTCTAACCAATATTTATATATAACCTCACGACTACTGGCGCTATGAGTATTTATGAATATTGGGGTACTAATACTTAAAAAAAAAAAAAATGCTCATGCATTAGGCTTCGCTTTTTAAATTTTATGGAGTCCTTCTCTACATTGAATTAGAATATCGATTCATAATATAAAAAAAACAAACCCCCAAACTAACATGTAGCCTGGGGGTTTTGTTTTCGTACAGTAATATTTTAAAACATTAATGTCTGACAAAAGACATAAGACCGCTTCGCTAATAGACATAAGAACCAAGACTTGATTCTAACTAACTGATAAACAGAAGTACTTTAAATTAACAAAATAGTTCCTTTAAATCTTAATCATTATTTCAAATAAGCAAGGTGACATTTTAAAAAACGTGCAAAATTCTTAATTTTAAAAGGATTGACAGCATTATAATATTTTTAATCGGACACTAGTGATTTTAAAATTACAAGGTGTCTTTTATAGACGCTTGTGCCGACACCAATCGTGCAATGGGAACTCTATAAGGTGAGCAACTCACATAATTCATACCCGTTTTATAACAAAATTCTACAGAGCTAGGTTCGCCACCATGTTCGCCACATATTCCCACTTCTAAATTTGGTTTCACACTTCGCCCTCTTTCTGTACCAATTTTTACTAATTGACCAACGCCTTCTTGATCTAAAATTTCGAAAGGATCATGTTCTAAAATGCCTTTTTCAATATAAATTGGTAAAAATTTGCCAGCATCATCACGGGAATACCCAAATGTCATTTGAGTTAAATCGTTCGTTCCAAAAGAGAAGAAATCGGCTTTTTCTGCTATTAAATCTGCCACTAAAGTCGCCCGAGGAATTTCTATCATCGTTCCTACGGAATATGCAATGGAATCCTTTCGTTCTTCAAAGATTTTATTAGCTGTTGTTCTAATAATGTCATTCTGCATGTCAAACTCTTTAACGGTGCCAATTAATGGTATCATTATTTCTGGTTTACAAATAACGCCCTTTGCTTTTAAATTAAGAGCGGCTTCAATAATGGCACGTGTTTGCATTTCGGTAATTTCAGGATAGGTATTACCTAATCTACAACCGCGATGGCCTAGCATGGGATTAAATTCCTCGAGATCTGCGACTTTGTTTTTAACGTCGTCTAAAGAAATGCCCATCTGTTTAGCAAGTGCTTTTTGAGTGACTAATTGATGAGGTACAAACTCATGAAATGGCGGATCTAACAATCGAATGGTTACAGATAAACCTTCCATAACTTCCAAAACCTCTTCAAAATCGGTGCGTTGCATAGGCAGTAATTTTTCCAAAGCTTTTTTTCGACCCTCTTCGGTATCCGAAAGAATCATTTCCCGCATCGCTTTTATTCTATCGGCTTCAAAAAACATGTGTTCTGTTCTGGTTAAGCCAATACCTTGCGCACCAAAATCGCGTGCTGTTTTCGCATCAGCAGGATTATCGGCATTGGCTCTTACTTTCATCACAGCATATTTATCGACAAGGGTCATAAGTTCTGCAAACTCACCACTCAGCTTGGCCTCCATGGTGGCCACTTCGCCCTCATAGATATCTCCTGTAGAACCGTTTAATGAAATCCAATCGCCTTCATGATATTCTTTATTATCTACAATGAGTTTTCTCTTTTTATAGTCAATCCTTAAAGCACCAGCTCCAGACACGCAGCATTTCCCCATACCACGGGCTACAACCGCAGCATGCGAAGTCATACCACCGCGAGCCGTTAAAATACCTTTGGCTAGATTCATGCCTTCTAAATCTTCTGGCGATGTTTCAATCCTTACAAGAATACTGTTATTGTATTTACTTGCTTCATCTGCAAAAAACACTATTTGGCCAGACGCTGCGCCAGGAGAAGCTGGCAAACCGTGAGCGATAACTTTCGCGTTTCTTATGGCCTTTGGATCAAATATAGGATGCAAAAGTTCTTGCAATTTATTGGGCTCTACAGATAGTAAAGCTTCCTTTTCTGTAATGATGCCCTCTTTTACTAAATCTATAGCAATTTTAACCATGGCCGCACCAGTACGTTTTCCGCTTCTGGTTTGTAAAATCCAGAGTTTTCCATCTTGAATGGTGAACTCTAAATCTTGCATATCGCGATAGTGCTTTTCTAAAATTTCTTGATAGGTATTTAGCTCTTTAAAAACAGAAGGCATTAATTCTTCTAAAGATGGGTAATTTTTGGCCCGTTCTTCTTCATCAACCTTAGCCAATTCGGCCCAACGTACCGAGCCTAGTTTAGTAATTTGTTGTGGTGTTCGGGTACCAGCAACCACATCTTCGCCTTGCGCATTAATTAAATACTCTCCATTAAATACATTTTCACCTGTTCCAGAATCGCGTGTAAAACAAACCCCTGTGCCCGAGTTGTTCCCCATATTACCATAAACCATCGCTTGCACGTTTACTGCGGTGCCCCACTCTGCTGGAAAGCCATTCATGTTTCGGTAATATACAGCTCTATCTGTGTTCCAGCTGTTAAATACAGCTATTATGGCACCCCAAAGCTGATCCCATGGATTTGTTGGAAAATCATGCCCTGTTTGTGTCTTGACAGCTACTTTAAAATCTTGAACGAGATCCTTTAAATCTTGAACAGTAAAATCGGTGTCTAATGTGATACCTCTTTCTGCTTTAAGAGTATCCATGATTTCTTCAAAGGGATCAATGTCTTCTTTTGTTTCGGGTTTCATCCCTAAAACTACCCCGCCATACATTTGAATAAAACGACGATAGGAGTCCCATGCAAACTGTTCATTATTAGTTTTTTTTGCTAAACCTTGTACCACCTCATCATTAATACCTAAATTTAAAACAGTATCCATCATACCGGGCATAGATACCCTTGCCCCAGAGCGTACCGAAACTAATAACGGATTATCTTTATCTCCAAAACCTGACCCCAATAACGACTCAAGGTTTAACACAGATTGCTCCACCTCTTGCTTAATCAACTCGATAACGGCTTTCTCACCCAGCGCGTTATACTCGGTACAAACCTCGGTTGTAATTGTAAAGCCAGGAGGCACGGGAATACCAAGAGCACTCATTTCTGCCAAATTTGCGCCTTTACCGCCTAACAGGTTTTTCATTTTACTGTTTCCATCGGCTGTTTTAGCACCGAATTTGTAAACTCTAGGCTTTACATTTTCAAGTTTTTTCATGTTGTTAATTTTAAATTCCTTCGGGTTAAATGAATTAAGGATGGCCAAAAATATAAGTTAAAAAAAAGACTGTTTATGACATAAATCATATAATACTTAAAAAAACAGCCTATTTTTTAAACTATTCTGATTATTGCACCTTTAAATCGCTATCTATAAAAAATACGATAATTAATATACGAGAAATAAGATTTTAATGCAGTACCAAAGCTAGACTTAGTTCATGGAAATGACAACCTCCTTAACATAGCTTTTAGATATTAATAGAAAAAAGACTTAAAAAAGATTTTTATTTCGCATTCCACAAACCAAATGACGTATTGATAAATACTGAAGCTCTTGAGATACACTAAGAAAAGTGTGTATTTAATTGATTTTAACTTCTTTGAAGTAGTTTTTAAGAAGATTTGATGCGGCTTGTAATTCTTGTTCGGTATTTTCTCGGGCATCTTTTAGTTGATAGTCCCAACCTAGGGCTTCCCATTTGTGAATGCCGAGTTTATGGTAAGGCTGAATTTCAATTTTTTCAATCGTTTTATAATCCTTAAAATGCGCGCCTAAAGCGTGTAATAATTCTGGATTATCTGTAACTCCGGGAATTAAAACATAGCGTAACCACATTTTTTTACCCGATGCTTCTCTGTGTTTTGCTAGATTAAAGGCAATATCTTTATTAGGTTTACCTGTTAAAGCCACGTAACCAGCCTCTGTGACGTGTTTTATATCTAGCATGATTAAATCGGCATAATCGTCTAATAATTCTTTTGAAAAACTATTTAATATTCTACCATTAGTATCAATATTGGTATGAATACCTTCTGCTTTCAATCTTTTAAACAAAGGAATAAGGGCTTTGGCTTGTAATAATGGTTCGCCACCAGAGACGGTAACGCCA
Encoded here:
- the pflA gene encoding pyruvate formate-lyase-activating protein, whose translation is MIKTDHNILNVHSIESFGTHDGPGIRFIIFLQGCKLKCLYCHNPDSIDTSGGKAYQIEELVEMALKMKSYFGEKGGVTVSGGEPLLQAKALIPLFKRLKAEGIHTNIDTNGRILNSFSKELLDDYADLIMLDIKHVTEAGYVALTGKPNKDIAFNLAKHREASGKKMWLRYVLIPGVTDNPELLHALGAHFKDYKTIEKIEIQPYHKLGIHKWEALGWDYQLKDARENTEQELQAASNLLKNYFKEVKIN
- a CDS encoding TonB-dependent receptor; its protein translation is MKSISFIIFFMCLCSAHSQSITGTVTNEKNNQPIPNVEVTLSPSSRKTTTDSNGKFTFKDLEQNYYTVYFYLEGFKYNQKAVELNTNEQVVVDIQLNSFDVSLEEILLFATPTQPTKKIEDALHTGTKITRKGLELVGVSGNNNIYNVLNIVPSVSVQSADAYGLSETDMRIRGVSDYYSGTTTDGIPNYGISPVGARNDIYDAENLESITLHKGAIPADVFSANGNRGGSIDIRYKRPTKVAEIETKQSYGTDDFKRTFLRLDSKELKTNTSAFISYSYTEAQKWKGLGVLGERNHVTAGVNQKLGDKLELELMYNYNDVFKHNLRGFNYGQIQDYKDNYTLDFNDELTGVLAQDRFYFDYNKGDFKNHLSIASLNYTKDRSNKGSFKVYYTKEEADYSFTRGSGMQPMKRDNTRDLSQIGITANWSGKISDYNYAFGYWFESFESDLNTKDYFILSDGLEFKWRNNYKSVSDGNTTIHNPYVKLSRSFNKFKAQVGLRYMYNQEPGTERFLSTAIDAYSPTSDPDLNTKKLKHDAFLTSVGIGYKFSNNLDMYLNYGRSYMRPYKYGPTFNTYLNNRDVFLANNMTYQSLMDSYEMETSDNFDLGINFTKNKVKIYATAFYNKQQNLISNILDPTINVNYNQNSGTVTGYGLELETYFNFYKNWVYFLHPSYTKMTYDENMSFVRGGNIETILIKDNQLPATPSEMVKTGIMYNKNGLSFNAAMTYTGERFGDATNIEKVSDFTVFDAAIKYNTKFNKVLSSCSFSLEMKNVLDRKYIGIVSAWDDGQNGSASYFFGAPRTIVGSITIML
- the ppdK gene encoding pyruvate, phosphate dikinase, whose amino-acid sequence is MKKLENVKPRVYKFGAKTADGNSKMKNLLGGKGANLAEMSALGIPVPPGFTITTEVCTEYNALGEKAVIELIKQEVEQSVLNLESLLGSGFGDKDNPLLVSVRSGARVSMPGMMDTVLNLGINDEVVQGLAKKTNNEQFAWDSYRRFIQMYGGVVLGMKPETKEDIDPFEEIMDTLKAERGITLDTDFTVQDLKDLVQDFKVAVKTQTGHDFPTNPWDQLWGAIIAVFNSWNTDRAVYYRNMNGFPAEWGTAVNVQAMVYGNMGNNSGTGVCFTRDSGTGENVFNGEYLINAQGEDVVAGTRTPQQITKLGSVRWAELAKVDEEERAKNYPSLEELMPSVFKELNTYQEILEKHYRDMQDLEFTIQDGKLWILQTRSGKRTGAAMVKIAIDLVKEGIITEKEALLSVEPNKLQELLHPIFDPKAIRNAKVIAHGLPASPGAASGQIVFFADEASKYNNSILVRIETSPEDLEGMNLAKGILTARGGMTSHAAVVARGMGKCCVSGAGALRIDYKKRKLIVDNKEYHEGDWISLNGSTGDIYEGEVATMEAKLSGEFAELMTLVDKYAVMKVRANADNPADAKTARDFGAQGIGLTRTEHMFFEADRIKAMREMILSDTEEGRKKALEKLLPMQRTDFEEVLEVMEGLSVTIRLLDPPFHEFVPHQLVTQKALAKQMGISLDDVKNKVADLEEFNPMLGHRGCRLGNTYPEITEMQTRAIIEAALNLKAKGVICKPEIMIPLIGTVKEFDMQNDIIRTTANKIFEERKDSIAYSVGTMIEIPRATLVADLIAEKADFFSFGTNDLTQMTFGYSRDDAGKFLPIYIEKGILEHDPFEILDQEGVGQLVKIGTERGRSVKPNLEVGICGEHGGEPSSVEFCYKTGMNYVSCSPYRVPIARLVSAQASIKDTL